CTTCGGCGGACAAGTCGGCGGACAAGCTGGAAGTGGATTTTTTAGACGTCGGCCAGGGCGACGCGGAACTGATTAGGGCGCCGGGCGGACAAAACATCCTGATTGACGGCGGGCCGAACGCCCGGGTAATCGAACGGCTCTCGGACGTTTTGCCGCCCTGGGATTCACAAATTGATTTAATGGTATTAACGCATCCGCATGACGACCATGTTACCGGACTGATTGAAGTGATAAAGAGGTATGAGGTAAAAAAGATTTTATATACCGGGGTTTCGCATACCTCGCCGAATTACCTGGCATGGCTGGAAATTGTCCGGGATAAAAAAATACCTTTAATGATTATTGACCGGCCGCAGAGTGTATTGCTTGCAGACGGCAAAGACGGCGGCGATGAAAATAGGGAAGGCGCCCGGCTGGAAATACTTTTTCCGCTTGAGAGTTTTTTGGGAAAAGAAGCGGAGAATTTAAACAACACTTCAATCGTTATGAGGCTGGTTTACGGCAATACCAGCTTCCTTTTTACCGGGGACGCCGAAGAGCCGGAAGAAAAAGAAATGCTTGAGGAGGGGATTGATTTATCCGCTGATGTTTTAAAAGTCGGGCATCACGGGTCGGAAACAGCGACCGGCGAGGAGTTTTTAAAAACGGTAAAACCGGAAATGGCCGTTATTGAAGTAGGGGCGGACAATAGCTTTGGCCATCCGTCTTTGCGCGTACTAAAGAGGCTTGATCGCGTTAAAGCCAAAATTTTCCGGACCGATGAAGAGGGAAGCGTACGCCTTGTGAGCGACGGAGAGGAAATTTCGGTTAAAAATTGAGGCCTAAATGGATAATGAAAGCTT
This sequence is a window from Patescibacteria group bacterium. Protein-coding genes within it:
- a CDS encoding ComEC/Rec2 family competence protein is translated as MSFQKKVFGVFSGIAVVLTAVFLFWAVYLHGNGGLVLGEKLAGQGVQKSASSADKSADKLEVDFLDVGQGDAELIRAPGGQNILIDGGPNARVIERLSDVLPPWDSQIDLMVLTHPHDDHVTGLIEVIKRYEVKKILYTGVSHTSPNYLAWLEIVRDKKIPLMIIDRPQSVLLADGKDGGDENREGARLEILFPLESFLGKEAENLNNTSIVMRLVYGNTSFLFTGDAEEPEEKEMLEEGIDLSADVLKVGHHGSETATGEEFLKTVKPEMAVIEVGADNSFGHPSLRVLKRLDRVKAKIFRTDEEGSVRLVSDGEEISVKN